One window from the genome of Paraneptunicella aestuarii encodes:
- the gspJ gene encoding type II secretion system minor pseudopilin GspJ: MYRKPTSVYSRSLRQKGFTLLEIMVAMAIFTLIGLASNSVLTTTLDSDALSQERFNQLKKLQRVMITIERDILQASQRPIRVEGEKNEIVLRGGLNAFESDADGVGFVRAGWDNPQMMLPRSNLQPVVYRLRDNKLEKLYSNYVDNVVGTEPKIKVLMEDIEDFQVEFYAGGRSTADDDLQWAEVYAGTTLPKAIAIAITSKEFGTIRREFLLATGTGGNSE; encoded by the coding sequence ATGTACAGAAAGCCGACTTCTGTCTATTCACGTTCACTTCGTCAAAAAGGCTTCACCTTGCTTGAAATCATGGTGGCGATGGCCATTTTCACCTTGATTGGTCTGGCATCCAATAGCGTATTAACGACAACATTAGACAGTGACGCACTTTCCCAAGAGCGCTTTAATCAGCTCAAAAAATTACAACGCGTCATGATCACCATCGAGCGCGACATACTACAAGCTTCACAACGCCCTATACGAGTAGAAGGCGAGAAAAACGAGATCGTATTACGTGGTGGCTTAAATGCCTTTGAAAGCGACGCCGACGGCGTTGGTTTCGTACGCGCAGGTTGGGACAACCCACAAATGATGCTTCCTCGCAGCAATTTACAACCTGTCGTTTATCGACTTCGCGACAATAAGCTAGAAAAGCTGTATTCCAACTATGTCGATAACGTCGTCGGCACTGAACCTAAAATAAAAGTCTTGATGGAAGATATTGAAGACTTTCAGGTTGAATTCTATGCCGGTGGAAGAAGTACAGCGGATGACGACTTACAATGGGCGGAAGTATATGCAGGAACAACCCTTCCCAAAGCTATCGCAATTGCCATCACTTCCAAAGAATTTGGCACTATTCGACGTGAATTCCTCTTGGCAACAGGAACAGGAGGTAATTCAGAATGA
- the gspK gene encoding type II secretion system minor pseudopilin GspK, with product MRPGNQKGIALIVVLLIASIVIILSTEMAGRLQLNVKRAANIKDSNQAYWYAMGAEQYATIAINKLVEDAKGVIHINQAWAKTNLTFPLPNGGIQAELVDMQSCFNLNAMQVQQTQGSANQSIPAAFHRLLTNPEYKIPSLEADTLKDSLVDWLDEDSNLSGSFGAEDPDYESKPFPYLAANNLMVNKTELRLVNGAKLPWLTQLMPLVCAIPGVSVLKINVNTLTPEHAPLLAALTGMTISTAENVIGSIPYDTKEEFINQPEVAAQGLTDEQKDWFDVTTQYFILYTKASYNNATFAMSSVFKIDNAESIKVIRREFGGKL from the coding sequence ATGAGGCCAGGAAACCAAAAAGGCATCGCGCTAATCGTCGTCCTTTTAATTGCATCCATTGTCATTATATTGTCAACGGAAATGGCAGGTCGCCTACAGCTTAATGTTAAACGTGCAGCCAATATCAAAGATAGTAATCAGGCATATTGGTATGCAATGGGGGCTGAGCAATACGCAACCATCGCCATTAATAAACTGGTAGAAGATGCCAAGGGTGTGATTCATATTAATCAGGCATGGGCAAAAACCAACCTCACTTTCCCATTACCTAATGGAGGCATACAGGCCGAGCTTGTCGACATGCAAAGCTGTTTTAACCTGAATGCGATGCAGGTACAGCAAACTCAAGGTAGTGCAAATCAATCAATTCCGGCAGCGTTTCATCGCTTACTCACTAATCCAGAATATAAAATTCCCAGTTTGGAAGCAGACACGTTAAAAGATTCATTAGTAGACTGGCTAGATGAAGATTCAAACCTATCAGGCAGTTTTGGCGCTGAGGATCCAGACTATGAATCCAAGCCCTTTCCCTATCTGGCCGCCAATAACCTGATGGTAAATAAAACCGAGCTGCGCTTGGTCAATGGCGCAAAACTTCCCTGGTTAACCCAGCTAATGCCGTTAGTGTGTGCGATACCTGGGGTATCGGTATTAAAAATTAACGTGAACACACTCACGCCAGAACATGCGCCACTACTGGCAGCCCTAACAGGCATGACCATCAGCACGGCAGAGAACGTTATTGGCAGTATACCTTATGACACAAAAGAAGAATTTATTAATCAGCCCGAAGTAGCAGCCCAAGGGTTAACTGATGAGCAAAAAGATTGGTTCGATGTAACAACTCAGTATTTTATTTTATATACCAAAGCCAGTTACAATAACGCCACTTTTGCCATGTCGTCCGTTTTTAAAATTGACAATGCCGAGAGTATCAAGGTTATTCGTCGAGAATTTGGAGGTAAACTTTAG